A window of Diospyros lotus cultivar Yz01 chromosome 14, ASM1463336v1, whole genome shotgun sequence contains these coding sequences:
- the LOC127789547 gene encoding apyrase 1-like, which produces MASHEAKYLQNQSIYWWRDRAVAAPSFVMPKMAKLSGDNDLLRLSGRRSVILLAISVPLLLLVICLALFLQPSGHSAVFLSRKLSAASGSSSSSLSSSSDRYAVIFDAGSSGSRVHVFRFDKDLQLVPIGDDLDLFIQVKPGLSSYAKDPEAAAESLLPLLTEAQNAVPKELRHNTPVKVGATAGLRLLEGDTSEKILQAVRDLLKANSSLKYEADWVKVLDGSEEGSYMWVSINYLIGSLGKKFWDTVGVVDLGGGSVQMAYAISRRAAGKAPRGNVTYVQKMDLAGTKHYLYVHSYLNYGLLAARAEILKVKGSGNPCILVGYKGSYTYGGVTYPASASASGSSMNKCRSIAIKALGVHESCPHMKCTFGGVWNGGGGPGQKNLFVASFFYDRASQAGFIDSNKTYAKVRPVDFKKAANRACKTTLKDAKSMYPNVAEDDLPYLCMDLTYEYTLLVDGFGLHPLKEVTLVQQIKYKKFLVGAAWPLGSAIDAVSSLT; this is translated from the exons ATGGCGAGCCACGAGGCAAAATATTTGCAAAATCAGAGTATTTATTGGTGGAGGGACAGAGCAGTGGCAGCTCCTTCCTTTGTCATGCCGAAGATGGCCAAGCTCTCTGGCGACAATGACCTTCTCCGGTTGTCCGGGAGGCGCAGCGTAATCCTCCTGGCCATCTCTGTTCCTCTTCTACTACTCGTTATCTGTTTGGCTCTCTTTCTCCAGCCCTCCGGCCACTCCGCCGTCTTCCTCAGCCGCAAGTTATCCGCTGCAAGCGGTTCCTCCTCCTCTTCGCTTTCCTCGTCCAGCGATAGATACGCCGTGATCTTCGACGCTGGCAGCTCCGGCAGCCGCGTTCACGTCTTTCGCTTTGACAAGGACTTGCAGCTCGTTCCGATCGGCGACGATCTCGACCTTTTCATACAG GTAAAACCAGGACTCAGTTCATATGCGAAAGACCCCGAGGCTGCGGCAGAGTCTCTGCTTCCTCTCTTAACAGAAGCCCAGAATGCTGTTCCCAAGGAGTTGCGGCACAACACTCCGGTTAAAGTTGGG GCAACTGCAGGCCTGAGGTTATTGGAAGGTGATACATCTGAGAAAATTCTGCAAGCG GTCAGGGATCTTTTAAAGGCTAACAGCAGCTTGAAATACGAGGCTGATTGGGTCAAAGTATTGGATGGAAGTGAGGAAGGTTCTTATATGTGG GTGAGCATAAACTATCTAATAGGGAGTTTGGGTAAGAAATTCTGGGACACAGTGGGAGTAGTTGATCTAGGAGGTGGATCTGTACAAATGGCCTATGCGATCTCCAGGAGAGCTGCTGGAAAGGCACCACGTGGAAATGTTACCTACGTGCAGAAAATGGATCTCGCAGGAACAAAGCATTACCTTTATGTTCATAG TTACTTGAACTATGGTTTGTTAGCAGCTCGAGCTGAAATCCTCAAAGTTAAAGGTTCCGGAAATCCATGCATCTTGGTTGGATATAAAG GGTCATATACATATGGAGGTGTTACTTATCCTGCATCGGCTTCTGCATCTGGTTCAAGCATGAACAAGTGTAGGTCAATAGCCATCAAGGCTCTCGGAGTCCATGAATCATGTCCACATATGAAATGCACGTTTGGTGGGGTGTGGAATGGTGGTGGTGGCCCTGGACAGAAGAATCTCTTTGTTGCTTCATTTTTCTACGATAGGGCCAGCCAG GCTGGTTTTATTGATTCAAACAAGACTTATGCCAAAGTTCGTCCTGTTGATTTCAAGAAAGCGGCTAACCGTGCTTGTAAAACAACTCTGAAGGATGCCAAATCTATGTATCCGAACGTGGCAGAGGATGACCTTCCATACTTGTGCATGGATCTCACCTACGAGTACACTCTGCTTGTTGATGGGTTCG GTCTGCATCCCCTAAAGGAGGTAACATTGGTGCAGCAAATCAAGTACAAAAAATTCCTGGTTGGAGCAGCATGGCCGTTAGGCAGCGCCATTGATGCCGTGTCATCCCTGACCTAA